One segment of Cottoperca gobio chromosome 24, fCotGob3.1, whole genome shotgun sequence DNA contains the following:
- the mycn gene encoding N-myc protein, translating to MPAIISKNSDLEFDSLQPCFYPDEDDFYFCGPDSAPPGEDIWKKFELLPTPPLSPSRAALPGEPAAASPEADALGFGLGDPLDWASELLLLPEDDIWGASDDGDLFGSALDTNPNNIIIQDCMWSGFSAREKLERVVTEKLGKAISNATGGGRNVCVKAPEVVSRSSVSECVDPTIVFPFPVNKKNSNRDSIGTVNTSTTHGNAPSDSEEEDDDDEEEDDEDDDEDDDEEEEDDDDDDDEEDEEEIDVVTVEKRRCTINKASPLTTGTVTISVHPKSHDARGSGVVSRFVSRAPQELILKRSSVHQQQHNYAAPSPYASDDDPVPPPKKQRTSDAPRPPTRTISSSSSSSSTSCSSVSSISGSRSKRSASGDCSPRGSSDSEDSERRRNHNILERQRRNDLRSSFLTLRDHVPELAHNEKAAKVLILKKATEYVSSLETEEMRLQNEKDRLQARWQQLMRRLDQGRTR from the exons ATGCCGGCGATCATAAGTAAAAACTCCGATTTGGAGTTTGACTCCTTACAACCATGTTTCTACCCGGATGAGGACGACTTCTACTTCTGTGGTCCCGACTCTGCGCCACCGGGGGAGGACATCTGGAAGAAATTCGAGTTGTTGCCCACTCCGCCCCTCTCTCCGAGCCGAGCCGCGCTACCGGGGGAGCCGGCGGCTGCCTCCCCGGAAGCAGACGCTCTGGGCTTCGGTTTAGGGGACCCGCTGGACTGGGCTTCTGAACTGCTGCTCCTGCCCGAGGACGATATCTGGGGGGCGTCCGACGATGGGGACCTGTTCGGCTCCGCTTTGGATACTAACCCCAACAACATAATTATCCAGGACTGTATGTGGAGTGGCTTCTCTGCCAGGGAAAAGCTTGAGCGGGTGGTCACGGAGAAACTCGGCAAGGCTATTTCCAATGCCACGGGAGGTGGCAGGAACGTGTGCGTCAAGGCGCCGGAGGTTGTGAGCCGCAGCTCGGTGTCAGAGTGTGTGGACCCCACGATAGTCTTCCCTTTCCCGGTCAACAAGAAGAACAGCAACAGGGACTCAATCGGGACCGTAAACACATCCACAACCCACGGAAACGCTCCTAGTGACTCCG aagaggaagatgacgatgacgaagaagaagacgacgaaGACGACGACGAAGATGACgacgaagaagaggaggatgatgacgacgacgacgacgaggaagatgaggaggagattGATGTCGTTACAGTAGAGAAGAGGCGCTGCACGATCAACAAGGCCTCACCATTGACGACGGGCACGGTCACCATCTCTGTGCATCCCAAGAGCCACGACGCGAGAGGGTCCGGAGTGGTGAGTCGGTTCGTCAGCAGAGCTCCTCAGGAGCTGATCCTGAAGAGGAGCTCAGTCCACCAGCAGCAACACAACTACGCAGCCCCCTCACCGTACGCGTCAGACGACGACCCCGTCCCACCTCCAAAGAAGCAAAGGACATCAGACGCACCTCGACCTCCCACCAGAAccatctcctcatcctcctcatcttcctccacATCCTGCAGCTCAGTCAGCAGCATCTCGGGGTCACGCAGCAAGCGCAGCGCCAGCGGAGACTGCAGCCCGCGTGGCAGCTCCGACTCAGAGGACAGCGAGCGCCGGCGCAACCACAACATCCTGGAGCGCCAGCGTCGCAACGACCTGCGCTCCAGCTTCCTGACGCTGCGCGACCACGTGCCGGAGCTGGCGCACAACGAGAAGGCAGCTAAGGTGCTGATCCTGAAGAAGGCCACCGAGTACGTGAGCTCACtggagacagaggagatgagGCTCCAGAATGAGAAGGACAGGCTCCAAGCCCGCTGGCAGCAGCTGATGCGCAGGCTAGATCAGGGCAGGACTCGCTAA